Proteins co-encoded in one Streptococcus ruminicola genomic window:
- a CDS encoding HNH endonuclease, translating into MAKDTRPDRHGPHRVAFEKNKKVILKTRNVCGICGKPVDKSLKYPHPLSPVIDHIIPVAKGGHPSDIDNLQLAHWQCNRQKSDKLYNDEPSKGKGTNVIGNRNLPQSINWLNYVSK; encoded by the coding sequence ATGGCAAAAGATACCCGCCCTGATAGACACGGCCCCCACCGCGTCGCATTCGAGAAGAATAAGAAAGTAATATTAAAGACTAGAAACGTTTGTGGTATTTGTGGCAAGCCAGTGGATAAGTCATTAAAGTATCCGCACCCATTATCGCCAGTCATTGATCACATCATTCCGGTTGCGAAAGGTGGTCATCCATCTGACATTGACAACCTGCAGCTTGCGCATTGGCAATGTAACAGACAGAAGTCTGACAAGCTTTACAATGATGAGCCAAGCAAAGGAAAAGGAACGAATGTGATTGGCAATCGCAACTTGCCGCAAAGCATCAACTGGTTAAATTATGTTTCAAAATAA